A window of Argopecten irradians isolate NY chromosome 1, Ai_NY, whole genome shotgun sequence contains these coding sequences:
- the LOC138330404 gene encoding hexokinase type 2-like: MEPLTKKPRVEGITADDKRRKVSAVLESLVLDEAKVHMIMEVMEQQIDFANSPREEDRKRSDMFWECTYVQGLLKGDEEGDYLGLDLGSTNFRVVRVTFNKGEAKTTTKYYNLPQELLSGPADGAFDHIAESIEKFIKEEKMTSDTDVALGFTFSFPSVQKSLKHSVLITWTKSFKCTTGPGEDPVGMLEAAIQRRGGLSIPVNVVARISDTTGTLMAGNYLDRNCRIGLIIGSGSNACFVEQAKNFNKLEAAEKTSDQILVNCEWGAFGDNGCLDFFKTEFDKELDQNSNHVNSYTFEKLFGGFYLGELVRLVLVKLTNEGLLFKGQGSPKLMSKGSWPTSYVTEVESDGPGETSHTCKVLQNLDLTGDADDIALVQEACALVSQRGAYIVSAACAVLLNHIDLPDVTIGIDGSVYEHHPKFHGYMMELLEKLVPKTKVKIILVKDGSGQGGAFVAAVGSRT, from the exons ATGGAACCCCTGACAAAGAAGCCTAGAGTGGAGGGAATCACAGCAGACGACAAGAGGAGAAAG gTGAGTGCTGTGTTGGAGAGTCTGGTGCTGGACGAGGCTAAGGTACACATGATCATGGAAGTGATGGAGCAACAGATTGACTTCGCCAATAGTCCAAGGGAAGAGGATAGGAAGCGGTCTGATATGTTCTGGGAGTGTACATATGTCCAAGGGCTCCTAAAAGGAGATG AGGAAGGTGACTATCTGGGTTTGGATCTAGGCAGCACTAATTTCCGCGTTGTCAGAGTGACCTTTAACAAGGGTGAGGCTAAAACTACTACAAAGTACTACAACTTACCACAGGAGCTTCTGTCTGGACCAGCAGATGGG GCTTTTGACCACATTGCAGAAAGCATTGAAAAATTTATTAAGGAAGAAAAAATGACATCAGATACAGATGTTGCCCTTG GATTTACATTTTCCTTTCCCTCTGTACAGAAGAGTCTTAAGCACAGTGTACTAATCACATGGACAAAGAGTTTCAAGTGTACCACAGGCCCCGGGGAGGATCCTGTTGGCATGCTAGAGGCTGCTATACAGAGGAGAGGG GGCCTCTCTATACCTGTGAATGTTGTGGCACGGATCAGCGACACCACCGGAACTTTGATGGCTGGCAACTATCTGGACAGGAATTGTCGTATAGGCCTAATTAttg GCTCTGGATCTAATGCCTGCTTTGTTGAGCAAGCTAAGAACTTCAACAAATTAGAGGCTGCTGAAAAAACATCAGATCAG atccTGGTGAATTGTGAATGGGGAGCCTTCGGAGATAATGGTTGTTTAGACTTCTTCAAGACAGAATTTGACAAGGAGCTCGATCAGAATTCTAACCATGTCAATTCCTACAC atttgaaaaaCTGTTTGGAGGATTTTACCTTGGTGAACTTGTCCGTTTGGTGTTGGTTAAACTGACCAATGAAGGCTTACTATTTAAAGGTCAAGGGTCACCCAAACTTATGAGCAAAGGAAGCTGGCCGACATCTTATGTTACAGAAGTGGAAAG TGATGGCCCAGGAGAGACAAGTCATACCTGCAAAGTGTTGCAGAACCTAGATCTAACAGGAGATGCAGATGATATAGCACTTGTACAGGAAGCTTGTGCCCTTGTGTCTCAACGGGGAGCTTACATTGTGTCTGCAG CTTGTGCTGTACTGTTGAACCACATAGATTTGCCTGATGTCACGATAGGAATCGATGGCTCTGTGTACGAGCATCACCCCAAATTCCATGGTTACATGATGGAGCTTTTGGAGAAACTTGTTCCAAAAACAAAG GTGAAGATAATTCTGGTCAAAGACGGCAGTGGTCAAGGAGGTGCTTTTGTGGCTGCTGTAGGTTCAAGGACATGA
- the LOC138330433 gene encoding uncharacterized protein gives MTVQLLLALISCVAAQTTGPQFQNGKVNGYIEETFIDEASGLAASRLHDGILYTQNDHGDAPHIYAINSSDASLVSILTISGAENHDWEDLAVGPCTQGSSTFCIYIADTGYSSANDDEANIIYRVQEPTSLTDEHQTLNVDSTLRFSWNEEESQALMVDPQANVYLISNVRSGRGMVVKLPQVWGQAVPTPVSSSTFLPILTTHHDPTAADISPDGKRLLVKAKSHVFYWSVPDGDYLAAVTKPPIELPYIHESLGEAICWDDKGEAYFTLGEGHFKPLYEYLPVNVIV, from the exons ATGACTGTACAGCTTCTCCTTGCTCTGATATCCTGTGTGGCGGCCCAAACAACGG GTCCCCAATTCCAAAATGGCAAGGTGAACGGGTACATAGAGGAGACATTTATAGATGAGGCCTCCGGTCTGGCAGCCAGTCGACTCCACGATGGCATACTTTACACCCAAAATGACCACGGCGATGCTCCACATATTTATGCCATCAATTCCAGTGATGCTTCACTTGTGTCCATACTCACAATATCCGGTGCCGAAAACCATGATTGGGAAGACCTAGCAGTTGGTCCATGCACACAGGGATCGAGCACTTTCTGTATCTACATTGCCGACACAGGTTATTCCTCTGCCAATGACGACGAAGCCAATATTATATACCGAGTCCAGGAGCCCACATCTCTGACTGACGAACACCAGACACTGAATGTTGACAGCACTCTCAGATTTAG TTGGAATGAGGAGGAGTCTCAGGCTTTGATGGTAGATCCTCAAGCGAATGTCTACCTTATATCCAATGTAAGAAGTGGTCGCGGTATGGTCGTTAAACTACCCCAAGTGTGGGGCCAAGCAGTCCCTACCCCGGTTTCCAGCTCAACATTCTTGCCAATTCTGACTACTCACCATGACCCGACAGCAGCGGATATTTCTCCCGATGGTAAGAGACTTCTCGTCAAGGCCAAGAGTCATGTGTTTTACTGGAGTGTGCCTGATGGAGACTACCTGGCCGCAGTCACCAAACCTCCCATAGAACTGCCCTACATTCACGAGTCCCTAGGGGAGGCAATCTGTTGGGACGACAAAGGTGAGGCCTACTTCACACTAGGGGAAGGTCACTTCAAACCACTGTATGAATATCTGCCAGTCAATGTTATTGTGTGA